One Xyrauchen texanus isolate HMW12.3.18 chromosome 34, RBS_HiC_50CHRs, whole genome shotgun sequence genomic window carries:
- the LOC127627330 gene encoding sulfate anion transporter 1-like: MMGTSSLEAMEDLNSVTALKRKVRQKRKTSEIIQRQLQQNFSCSVPRVKSTLTGLFPVVQWLPKYKVKEYIWGDLMSGLIVGIILIPQAIAYCLLAGLDPIYGLYTSFFSNIIYFFMGTSRHVSVGIFSLMSLMVGQVVDREVYLAGFDMNEDTKQNAFDVGLNGTGETNTTGVNLKITALTMECGKECYAISIATALTLLAGVYQVLMAVLRLGFVSVYLSAPMLDGFATGASCTILTVQAKYLLGLKFPRHQGYGTVVVTWINIFKNIQKTNFCDLITSAICITVLVAGKELQDRYKDRLKIPLPTELVVVGVATIVSHFVDLNGQFSSSISGAIPTGFIPPKVPSIELMTRVAFDAIPLAVISFAFTISLSEMYAKKNGYTVRPNQEMIAIGFCNIIPSFFHSFTTSAALAKTMVKDSTGCQTQVSSIVSALVVLLVLLFFAPFFYALQKCVLACIIIVSLRGALRKFRDVPKQWRASKIEAVVWMVTMSSSALISVELGLLIGVVFSMICIVVQTQNPKVALLGQIEQTNDYEDMEEYDNLLPVPKVKIYRFQALLFYANKDFFLKSLYKAIDLEPFLEITRRRKLEKKAREKAKKKTNGLEQTNGDVSINLISKEIDFHTIILDCSSISLIDTTGVSTLKMVLKDYKEVGVSVILACCNTTVIDSLRRGSFFGAGDKDIERLSFHNIHSAVCFATGMAQPVNDSSV, from the exons ATGATGGGCACCTCGTCACTGGAAGCCATGGAGGACCTAAACTCGGTGACTGCTTTGAAGCGCAAAGTTCGACAGAAGAGAAAAACTAGTGAGATTATCCAGAGGCAGTTGCAGCAAAACTTCTCCTGCTCAGTACCTAGAGTGAAGAGCACTCTAACGGGTCTCTTCCCTGTAGTGCAGTGGCTTCCAAAGTACAAGGTAAAGGAATACATATGGGGCGATTTGATGTCTGGGCTCATAGTTGGCATCATATTGATACCACAAGCCATTGCTTACTGTCTGCTGGCTGGCTTGGATCCTATCTATGGCTTGTACACATCATTTTTTTCAAACATCATATACTTTTTTATGGGGACATCAAGACATGTATCGGTGGGTATATTCAGCCTCATGAGTCTTATGGTTGGACAAGTTGTGGACCGAGAGGTCTATCTAGCAGGTTTTGATATGAACGAAGACACAAAGCAAAATGCATTTGATGTTGGGTTAAATGGCACTGGAGAAACCAACACCACAGGAGTCAACTTGAAGATCACGGCATTGACTATGGAATGTGGAAAGGAGTGCTATGCCATTAGCATTGCTACAGCTTTAACATTACTCGCTGGGGTCTACCAG GTACTGATGGCCGTGCTTAGGCTAGGTTTCGTCTCAGTTTATCTCTCTGCTCCTATGCTTGATGGCTTTGCCACTGGTGCATCATGCACAATTCTCACTGTCCAGGCTAAGTACTTACTTGGCCTGAAGTTCCCTCGCCACCAAGGCTATGGCACTGTTGTGGTCACTTGGATCAACATCTTCAAAAACATTCAAAAGACAAACTTTTGTGATTTGATAACAAGTGCCATTTGCATCACAGTACTGGTTGCAGGAAAGGAGCTCCAGGATCGGTATAAGGATCGTTTAAAGATACCACTGCCCACAGAACTGGTGGTAGTGGGAGTTGCCACTATAGTTTCCCACTTTGTTGATCTAAATGGACAATTTAGCTCTAGTATCTCAGGTGCCATTCCAACTGGTTTCATTCCCCCAAAGGTGCCCAGCATTGAACTGATGACCAGGGTAGCATTTGATGCCATTCCATTAGCTGTCATCAGTTTTGCATTTACCATTTCCCTGTCAGAGATGTACGCTAAAAAGAATGGTTACACAGTTAGGCCCAACCAGGAAATGATAGCAATTGGGTTCTGCAATATAAttccatcttttttccattcTTTCACTACAAGTGCTGCTCTTGCCAAAACAATGGTGAAAGACTCAACAGGTTGCCAGACTCAGGTCTCCAGTATAGTGAGTGCCTTAGTGGTTCTTTTGGTCCTCCTCTTTTTTGCACCATTTTTCTACGCACTGCAGAAATGTGTCCTTGCCTGCATTATCATTGTCAGTCTACGGGGCGCCCTGCGTAAATTTCGAGATGTACCTAAGCAATGGCGTGCGAGTAAGATTGAAGCAGTTGTCTGGATGGTTACCATGAGCTCATCTGCTCTAATTAGCGTGGAGCTTGGACTGCTGATTGGGGTGGTCTTCTCCATGATTTGTATAGTGGTCCAAACTCAAAATCCTAAGGTTGCACTACTGGGACAAATTGAACAAACCAATGACTATGAGGACATGGAAGAATATGATAATCTTTTGCCGGTTCCAAAAGTGAAGATCTACCGTTTTCAGGCCCTTCTCTTCTATGCGAATAAAGACTTCTTTCTAAAATCATTATACAAAGCAATTGATCTTGAGCCATTCCTTGAAATAACCCGCAGAAGAAAGCTGGAGAAAAAAGCAAGAGAAAAAGCTAAAAAGAAGACCAATGGACTGGAGcaaacaaatggagatgttagtaTAAACTTGATTTCAAAAGAGATTGATTTTCATACAATCATCTTGGACTGCTCCTCCATCTCCTTAATAGACACAACAGGAGTGAGCACCCTTAAAATGGTATTAAAAGACTATAAGGAAGTGGGTGTGAGTGTAATTCTAGCATGTTGCAACACAACAGTAATAGATTCTTTAAGGAGAGGTTCTTTCTTTGGGGCTGGTGACAAAGACATAGAAAGGCTGTCATTCCATAACATCCACAGTGCTGTTTGTTTTGCTACTGGTATGGCACAACCAGTTAATGACTCATCTGTGTAA
- the LOC127627799 gene encoding purpurin-like produces MEYYKFALLVVFLSYVERSWSASCIVDSFTVKENFDPKRYAGKWYAQQKKDPEGLFLQDNISAEYTIDDDGTMTASSKGRVTLFGFWVVCADMAAQYSVPDPTTPGKMFMNYQGLASYLSSGGDNYWIIDTDYDNYAITYACRTLKDDGSCEDGYALIFSRNPRGLPPAIQRLVRQKQEEICMAGQFQPVLQTGAC; encoded by the exons ATGGAATACTACAAGTTTGCTCTGCTGGTGGTTTTCCTGTCCTATGTTGAGCGCTCTTGGTCTGCTTCCTGCATTGTGGACAGTTTTACAGTCAAGGAGAACTTTGACCCAAAACGA TATGCAGGCAAATGGtatgctcagcagaagaaagacccAGAAGGACTCTTTCTCCAGGACAACATCTCCGCTGAATACACCATTGATGACGACGGCACCATGACTGCCTCTTCCAAGGGCCGAGTAACACTTTTCGG ATTCTGGGTTGTGTGTGCTGACATGGCTGCCCAGTATAGCGTGCCTGACCCTACCACTCCTGGCAAGATGTTTATGAACTACCAGGGCCTGGCTAGCTACCTATCTAGTGGAG GTGACAACTACTGGATCATTGACACAGACTATGACAACTATGCCATCACCTATGCCTGCCGCACCCTGAAGGACGATGGCTCATGTGAGGACGGCTATGCCCTGATCTTCTCACGTAACCCCCGTGGCCTGCCCCCTGCAATCCAGCGCCTTGTTAGGCAAAAACAGGAAGAGATCTGCATGGCTGGCCAGTTTCAGCCCGTGCTGCAGACAG GGGCTTGCTAA